In the Mesorhizobium huakuii genome, CGCTGTGGACGCTCAGGTCGGTGCCCTTCGGGAAGTACTGACGCAGCAGCCCATTGGTGTTCTCGTTGGTGCCGCGCTGCCAGGGGCTTTGCGGATCGCAGAAGTAGACTTGGACACCCGCGTCGATCTTGAGACGATCGTGCTGAGCCATTTCGGCTCCCTGATCCCAGGTCAGCGAACGGCGCAGTTCTTCGGGCAAGGTGATGATGGTGCGCGTAATCGCGTCGCGCACGGCTTCGGCCCCGTGTCCCGCGAGAGCAGGGCCATTCTTCATGCGCGGAGCTTCGCCATGCCCCGCAAGCCGGGGAAGATGCAGCAACATCGTGAAGCGTGTCGTACGCTCAACCAGCGTGCCGATCGCCGAGCTGCCAAGACCAAGGATGAGGTCTCCTTCCCAGTGACCCGGCACCGCGCGATCGGCCGCTTCGGCGGGGCGTTGACTGATCATGATCTCCGGCAAGACAAAGCTCTTACCTCGACTGCGTACGCGGGCCCTGGGGACCCGCAGCACGCGCCCCGTTCGCAAGCAGGCCGACAGTTCGCGGCCTAGCGCTCCCCGACCCTGAACGAAGAGGGCTTGATAGATGGCTTCGTGGCTGATGCGCATCGTCTTGTCGTCCGGGAAGTCGATCGGCAAGCGTCGGGCGATCTGCTCCGGGCTCCAAGCCCTGGCCCATCGCCGATCCTTTCGCGGACCGTGTCGGCGGCCCTTCCACCGAACGGCCGGACCAGGAACGGCGGCGCCACTTGGGGTCATGACGACGCCGGCCAGTCGCTGCTCCACATAAGTGCGCAAGGTTGTGTTGAGCGCAAGCTTGGTCGGTTTGGGCCGATGGGCCGATCGGTCGGCGTGCCATTGGGCTGTCGATGCACGATATTCCAGCCCGCCGCTGCGCGTCGCGGCATTGCGTCGTAGCTCACGGGAGATGGTCGAGGCGGATCGGCCAAGTCGGCGTCCGATCTCGCGTCTCGAAAGGCCCTGAACGCGAAGAAGTGCGATCTCCTCACGTTCCGCAAACGCAAGGTATCGCTCTGACGGCGGCTTGGTGGAAGATCTGAACATCGCTGGTGCCATGCCGCCCGCCTGTCGGAACAATCTGGTTCCAACAGGCTGCGACATACCAGCCGCCAGCGCAGCATCTTCGCTGGTCAGCCCCTGCGCTATCCCCAACCAGAATCGCTGGAGTTCAGATCGCCCCGCCACTGGCGGACGTCCCGGTGACGGCAACGGCGCCCGCCCAGAACGGTGTGATCGTCGCTTTCCAATGCCCATCGCAACCTCCTTCGTTCAAGTGTTGCGACGACCGCTTGAATCCGCCCAATACACGAGCGAGCAGTTCCAGCGCCTGATGGCCGATCACGGCATTACGTGTTCGATGAGCCGGTCCGGCAACGTCTGGGACAATGCTGCGATGGAGAGCTTCTTCTCGTCGCTCAAGACCGAGCGGACAGCCCGCAAGGTCTATAGGACGAGGGATGACGTCAGGGCGGATGTGTTCGATTACATCGAATGCTTCTATAACCCCCGGCGGAGGCACTCGACGCTGGGCTATCTGAGCCCCGTGGAGTTCGAGGAACAAGCTATGTTAGCTTAACCTCGTGTCCGTAAAACCGGCAGCAGGCCACATCTCGAGTGCTAAACATTGAGCCGCGCCAGTTCTGTTCGCATTATATTGCCTCCCACGCCATCGCGCGATTTGGAGACGGTCTCGGATATAGAGGCTTCCAACGCTCACTTCGTTATCTCACCATGGGCACTGCGGTAGCCCGACCTGCGCTCGATGGGCGCATCCGGTACAGTTAAGGCCGCTCTGCTTATGACACCCAACCGGCGACACCCGGTCGAGCTTTGCGGCCCCCCTTCCATCTACTGTTCTCTGTAGAGGGGCGGCGTTACAGCCGCCGGTCGAAAATCAGCAAGTTTGGGAGGTGATACCTAACCTGAAAAATTCATGGGGGTTGGTGGATGTGGCGCAAGCCGTTGAAATGACGTAGGATTTGGTTGCTAAAGCCGATCCGAACCATTTCCCGGAGACCACACCCACCATGAACGATCTTACGCTGCCGCTGAGCGGTTTGTCATCAGTCGGCGGCAAGTCCGTCGTCGCCCGTTTCGACGGCGGCATGCTGTCGTCCAACAGCGGCGTTCTGGCTTTGGCCGAGGTGGAAAAGCGGTTGCGGGTGGCCGAGCGTCTGGCGCGTTGCATCGACGATCCGCGCTGCCCGGACCAGGTCGTCCACAGCCTGGCGGACATGATCGGCTTTCGCATGAAGATGATTGCCGCCGGCTACGAGGACGGCAACGACGCCAACCGGCTGCGCCGCGATCCGGTCTTCAAGATGGCCCAGGATGCGCTGCCGTCGGGTCGGGATCTGGCGTCGCAATCGACGCTGTGCCGGCTGGAGAACCTGCCCGGCGTGCGGGAGCTGGTTGCGATGGGGCGGGCGATGGTCGATCTCTATTGCGCCTCGTTCCGGCAGGTGCCGAAGCGGATCGTACTCGACATTGACGACACCTTGGATCCATTGTCATAATACCCCCTGGTTCACGGTATCTGTTCGAAGAGGCTGGGATTTTTGTCTATCGTCTTGATCCATAGGCCTTTTCTCTGTCCACGCACGACATGGACGGATTCGAGTTCGCCGCGTTTTACTCGCTGCAACACGACCTGGCGCGACAGGCCGAGGTTCTCCATGGCGTCGCGGATGGGCTCAAAGCCTTCGCCAGGCGTGGCCAGGAATCGGGCCTTTAGTTCGGCGGTCAGGCGAATGCGCCATGGCGCACCGGGTGTCACCTGTTCGCCCGGGATGAGGCCGTCGTTGACATGGCGGTGGAGCGTCGATGGCGCCACGCCGAGCGCGGCAGCGGCCTGACGGACGGTGACGATGTCGCCGTCGGCGGCTGGTGGCTTGGCCTTGCAGGCGGGAATCTTCCAGTGCTTACGCAGATAGCCGACGCGGTTGGCGTCAAACCGGTGGCCGTATGCCGTTCGGCGGTTCTGGCGGTTGAGGACGCCGGCAATGACCGCGTCGGGATAATGCGGTGCCAGCCGCCGCAGCAGCGCCAGCGTGTCCTCGTCGGTACGAACCGTCGCCGGCCGCGAGCGCGGCAAGGCGACGGTGAGGCGACTCGTAGCGTTGCCCTTCCAGCGCAGGACGAGAAGCGCCGCTGCCTCGTCGCGATCGACATGGAGGGTGACCTCATCGAGGAGCGTGCGCAGCAATTCCTTGCGGTCACGCGGCGTGGTGGTGGGCGCGTACCAAACGCTCGCCAGATCGGCCCCGAGGGCAAGCAGCGTTTCCCGCTCCGTGGCCGACAGGACGCGCGGACGCTGCTCCTCGCGCCGCGCCAGTTCCGCCTTTGCCGCCTCCAGTGCGCGCAACGCCTCCTCCCACTCCTGCTCGAGCCTGCGGGCGACCAGGCGATTGTCGGGATCGACGGCGCAATAGCGGCGCTCGGCGCGGTTGACGGCGAAGGCGGCGCGCTCCACGTCGAGCCGCCAATGCTTGAGTGCTGCCTCGCGATCGTTCTCCAGCCGCTCGGCCGCTTCGAGCGTGGCGGTCAGGCGCACCGGCTCCAGCGCCTCCAGGAAGGCCGCCACCACGGCTTCATCGATCTGCCCGCCGCCAACATTGAGGCAATGGACGCCTCTGCCCTCGACGACCACCTTGCCGGGACAATGGTAGCCCGGCGTCACGGTGCGGCCGCGATAATGGGTGTGCAGCCGTCGCCCGCAGTGGCCGCAGCGGGCAATGCCCTGCAGCAGGGCGCCACCCTCTCTGGCGGCGCCACCGGCCTGTTCCTGCGCCTTGGCATGCGTCCGGGGTTGGGTGTTGGCCGCCATGCGCTCTCGATTGGCCTCGAAGGTGGGCCAATCGATATAGCCCTGGTGGTGGTCCTTGATCAGCACTTGCCAGTCTTCCATCGGCAGCTTGCGTATCCGCTTGCACCGCGCGCCGGTTTCGTCGAGCACCGTCTCTCGGCGATACTTGCCATAGACATAGGCGCCGGCATAGACTGGATTGGCAAGCACGCTGTGAATCGCGTGGTAGCTGGCCTCGCCCCAGCGCAGCTCGGTGCGTGCATTAAGCCACAGCGGGAACTTCATCGCTTGCTCGCGGAACCACAGCCACACGCGGCGCGCCGAGCCGAGCTCGGCAAAGCGGGCAAAGACGGTGCGGATGGCATGGGCGACGGCCTCGTCGGGATGGATCAGGATCTCGCCGTCCGCCTCGCCCCAGACGAAGCCGATCGGTAGGCCGCGGCGCAATTCACCGCGCGCTGCCTTGTTGCGGATGCCGCCATTGAGGCGGGCGCGCAGGACGTGCAATTCGGCCTCGCTCATGGCGCCTTTCAACCCGAGCAAAAGCCTATCGTTGAACAGAGCCGGGTGGTAGATCCCGTCGGCATCGCCAATCAGCGTATCGGTCAGCCCGGCCAACTCGATCAGCCGGTGCCAGTCGGCATTGTTGCGCGCCAGCCGCGAAACCTCCAGGCCAAGCACGATGCCGACCCGGGCCAGCGCCACCTCGCTGGTCAGCCGCGCAAAGCCGGCGCGCATGACGCTGCCGGAGCCGGACAGGCCAAGGTCCTCGTCGATGACCAAGACACGCTCGTCCGGCCAACCCAGCTCGCGCGCCCGACCGGAGAGCGCGTATTGCCGCTCGGTCGATTCACGGTTGTTCTCCACCTGTGAGGCGCTCGACTGGCGCAGGTAGACGACAGCCAGCCGGGCCTGGTGACCGGCGGCGATTTTGCTGTGTTCAGTCATGACCGGCCTCCCTCACTGTCAGCATGCGCGCGATCACGAGGGCGAGCCGGCGCAACGCCTCCGCCCGCGCCTCGGCGTCCAGCGTCTCCCAGGTGGGTGGGTCGGGAGGCCGCTTGCGGTCTTCCTCGGCGAATCTCAGCTTCAGTTGCATGTCGCTCCTCCTTGTCATCGGGCGGCGACTCGCCGCGCCGTTCAAGAAGAGCGTCGGTCAGAAAGCGCAGATGCAGAAGGTCTGAAAGCCGCCCAATGCTGGAGTGATTAGCCGGCGAGGCTGTGGAATCACCCCCCAGGCCCCCGAGATCCGTCCACGCGACGGGAATGTAGGTCCGGCTGCCGTCCGGCAATTCTAAAAGCAGCGTTGGCTCGCCGCGGCGTTTGAGGCGGCTGATTACGGCCAGAGGCCGCCCTTCAAAGGCGTGGCCCTCCCGCATGATCGTTGCCGAGGCGGGAAGGTCCTGGTGATGGGCAGTCTGGAGATGTTTCCTTCGACGCTGTGCACGGAGGCCAACAGCTTCGCCTGTTCAATGCCCACCATGACGAGTACGGCTTCCAGCCGATCGTAGTGTTCGATGGTGCGGGACGGTTCGTCAGCGCGATCCTGCGACCGGCCAAGCGGCCGAGTGGGGCTGAGATCCGCCCCCACCTGCGCCGTCTGGTGCGGGCGATCCGGATCAACTGGCCGAACATTCGAATCCTGCTCCGCGGCGATAGCCATTATTGCAGCCCGCAGGTCATCGACTGGTGCCGCGCCAACGACGTCGACTTCATCTTTGGCCTCGCGCCCACCACGACCCTGCGCAAGCATGTCGCGGATCTGGAGGCCAGCACGACGGCGCGCTTCGAAGCGTCGGCCAAGACAGGCAAGGTCCGCAGGTTCAAGGAGTTCGTTGACGGCGCCGCTAGTTGGAGCCGCGTCGAGCGCATCATCGCGCGGGTCGAGGTCGGCGCCCAAGGTGCCGATACCCGCTTCGTCGTCACCAACCTTGCCGGTGGGAAGGCCAAGGCGCTCTACGAGGATGTCTACTGCCGGCGCGGCGCGGCCGAGAACCACATCAAGTCGTGGAAGACGCATCTTGCCGCCGACCGCACATCCTGCACAAGAGCGACGGCCAACCAGTTCCGGCTCTTCCTGCATGCCGGCGCCTATTGGCTGATGTGGGGCCTGCGCGCTGCGATGCCGAAACGCTTGAGCTTTGCCGTCGCCCAATTCGACACGCTGCGATTGCGCCTCATCAAAATCGCCGCGCGGGTGGTCGAGATGAAAACGCAAATCCGCCTGCAGCTGCCGACATCCTGCCCCGACCAGCGTATTCTGCGCATCGTCCTCGATCGCATCCCCCAACTCGTGACATAGCGACGGGGCCAAGATGCCCCGAACCGAACCCGCCAACATCAACCCGCAAACCCCGCCTCCCATCACCGACGGATCAGCCCCGCCGCCCGACCAGGCTTGTCAAAATGCACCCACATCGCGACCAAATCGTAGCTTCAGGCCGCCGACAACTCATCGCTGTGCATCAAGGCGGCTAAGTCATACTTCACCTCCCGCACCGTCACGGCGCACCGATGTCCTCGGAAAACCGGCTGATAAGGCCGAACCCCTTGGAAAGGGAAGTGCCGCCCTTGAAGAGTAGCCTTGGACTATCGGCAGGCAGGCCATTGAACAGGGCGTCCAAGGTCCAGCAGACCCAGAAGTCCTTTTCGATATTCTGCGGCCTGGAGTTAAGACGCTGAGCTGTTGTTGTAAACAAGCCCATTCTTGTCTCGGTGTCGGCGCTCAGGACCTGGTCGTAAGCAGAATTCATTGGCTCAGCATTCTCGGAGGCATAGTCCCGCTCGGCTGGAGCCGGCCTTGGGATACCTCAGCGGCGTCCTGCAGTAGGGGCTTCAAGCCGCCAAGTCGGCACGGAGGCGGTCACCTTGGTCGGGATCGTTCAGCAGTCGGCGCAGGCGCCGTAACAGTTTCTGGTTCCCTTCATCTTGGCCTAGCATATCGCGCATCCAATGCAGCGCCTGGACGACGCGCATTGCCGGACGCCCAGCCCAGTAGAGTTTGCTGGCCGACGTGGGCCGGAAGGTGATGTCGAGGTTGCCAAGTCGAATCGGCCGCAACCGCGCATCGGCGTGTACGACGATGCGGGCTGGTACAGCGTCAGTCAGGCCGAGGTCATTTGCTGCGGTCTTGCCGTCAACGAGAACCCGGATCTGATCACGCCGCGCCACGGCGTCGATGACGCCACGGGGGGCTGGTGGGCTTTTCTGTTGAGTCAAGGTGTGAACGTTGGTCGATCGTAAAGTCCGCGATCAATCCGCCGCAGTTCGGCGGCCTTGACCATCCGCTGCAGCACTTTGTCCACCGCATCGCGATTGCCGAGGTTAAGAAAATCCGCAGGCGTTCCAGACTATGCGTGGCGGACTTGTCGCCATGTGATCTTGGATGAGAGCCTGCAGGTCAGATCGAGTCTCGCTCATGTCCGAAATATGTACGAGACTGTTGAATAACTAGCCGGAACGACCGCAGGGCACTGGAGCCGATATGTTGGCGCGATGTCTGCCGAACCGTTCCACTTCATGCAGCGGCCGGTCGTCTTGCCAACAGTTGGAGGTTCTGAACCGCTGCGGCGAGAAGGAATTCTTCTTTTGCCCCGCTCAGGCCTCGTAGCCTCAATCGTCGAAACGCGATGTTGCGCTTGAAGTGGCCAAAGAGCCGCTCGATCCTCTTGCGCAGTCGCCGTGAGCGGGCATAGCCAGGTGTTTCGCGCAGCGCCCGTACCTGATCACGTGCATCCTCGTCGAAGGATCGTGTAATTCGTCGCGCTGGTCCGTCTGTGCAACTCAGCTTTGAACGACAGGCGCCGCAGTCGGACGGGCGAGCGAAATAGACATTGGCGCGCGCGCCGATGTCCCTTCCCCGATAGGTCAATTGCCGACCTTCAGGACAGGTGAAGCTGTCACTCTGCCTATCATAGGAGAAAGCATCGCGGGTCAGTTTGCCGGCGGTCTGGTGTTGGCGTTCAATCACCGGGATATGCGGTTCGATACCCTGCTCGAGAAGCCAGCTCAGAAGCCCGGCGCTGCCGTAAGCCTTATCAGCTGCCAGCCGTTCAGGCGTCAGTCCGAGACGCTCGCAGGGCTGTTCAACGCTGATTACAGAGCCTTGTAAGCGAGGATGAGATCGAGGGAGAGAGCGCCGTTCCAGAGGGCTTGAGCGACGTTTTTCGTGCCGTTGTGACGCAGGATGTTGAGGGCGAAGCTGCGGGCTCTGGCCATGATGCCGGGGTTGTCGCGGATACGGCTGCGGTCCTCGTCGCAGGACACGTCGCGGACATAGTGGTTGCGGTTCTCGATGCCCCAGTGGCCTCGGATGATGGCGGCCCAAGTCTTGGCGGGGAGACCCTGTTCGGAGGAGATATAGTATGAGACCTCGCCGCGCGGCTGCCACATGCCCGTGGCGGCACTGCGGAGCCAAGTTTGGCGGGTGACGCGGATGATGGTCTTGACGAAGGGCTGCCATTCGCTGTCGACGAGGGCCTTGCCGACGGGAAAGACGTCCACGGTTCGATCCTCCTGCCGGGATCGCACTGTGTCGCGTGAGGAGGCCGTGTCGCTGGGAGTGCGGCTGTCGACGATGGCGCGAATCTCGTCATCCAGATTGGGCTGGTTCTCCTTGAGTTGAACCAGCAGATGGTTACCCGTGGCCAGGGCTACGGCGAAGGTTTTTTTGGGCATGCATGGCGTCGAGAGTGAACATGCGCCCGGTCAGGCCCAGCGTGGCGATCAAGTCCTGGGCGGCGGGGATTTCGTTGCTCTTCTCATCGATCGCCAGATGGCCGAGGATGATCTGACCATCGCTGGCGAAAGCACTCAGCAGATGCGCCGCTTTGCGATCGTTGAAGGCGTCGAAGCTGCCGCGCAGCGTCTTGCCGTCAATGGCCACGCACGCCGGCATGACGTCGTCCGGCATGGCGTCGTCCGGCTCTTGGGCCGGGGGCGTCGGCAGGCCGGCCGCATGCTGGCGGAACACCCTTTCGACCTCCGCCCCGTCGAGACCGCGAAGGATGAACCGCACCGTCGAGTAGGCTGGGGCCTTTCGCACCGAGACCCCGAACACGCCGTTCAGGCGGACAAGATGGATGCGGATGAAGGCGTGGACCTGACGATACGAAACCGCCCCGGCCAGCATCGCCAGCACCGTGAACAGCAGGATCGGCGCCTGGGGATACATCTGCCCCTGGCCACGGCGTGGATCGGGGATCTGCGAAAACAATGACAGCAATGTGCCGGGCAACGGTGCAACCCTCATGATTGGTTGCCCTGCATAGATTCAGACAAATCTCCCGGAGGGAATCGCCCTTTTGCCCGCGACGCATCAAAGCCGATCACAAAGATGTTAGCGTTGAACAGCCCTGGAGACGCTCGCGCGTCCGCACCACCATTGTCTTGGTTGTGTTCACCTCCGCAGCGAAGCGAGCCGGACTGGCCTCGACGTCAAGAATGACGCTCGTTTCAGTGTCGATGTAGTAGTTGGTTGAATAACCGAAACGGCCACGTCCATGCTTGTTTGACCAGCCAGCTTGCGGATCAATCGGCGATAAATGTTTCGGCGTCGAAGGTTCACGCTCATCTGGGGCCTGCGGCAGCGCTGCGTCGAGTGCGGCTAGATACTCATGCACTGGCCGCGAGATCGTGCCACCGTCGGACCAGGCGATTGCATTGGCGTCACCAGGAAGTTTCTTCTGCCAGCTCGCATCCGCCTCGATGAAGCTGGCATCGACTGCAGTATCCGTGCCTGAGACCAACCCAGCAGTGGCACAATGACCGACGATCTCCTCGAACAACCTTCGAAACAGATCCCCTTGGCGAAAGCGGCCGTAGCGGTTTTTGCTGAACGTTGAGTGGTCCGGCACAGCTCCGTTGAGGCCGAGCTTGCAAAACCAGCGGAACGCCAAGTTAAGATGAACGTCCTCGCAAAGCCTCCGCTCTGACCGAATGCCGTACAGGTAACCAATAAGCAGCATTCGCAGCATCAACTCGGGATCGATCGAAGGCCTGCCAGTGTGGCTGTAGCTTGAGGCGAGGTGCTCATGCACAAAGCTTAGATTAAGCGTCGCATCGATGCGTCTGAGTAGGTGACCGGCAGGTACGTGCTCATCAAGCCGAAACTCGTAGAAGAGTTGTTCTTGAAGATCGAGCCTGCCCATCATGACAAATCATCTCCAGCGCTCAGCAGAGGGATGGAATCACGTGTTGGGAGGCCATTCAAGCCGAGTTTTTCAACAGTCTCGTACGTATTTCGGACGAACGCCAAGCCCTGGAATGTCCGAAAAATCCACATATTTCGGACCAACAACCTGGCTAACTTGCTACTAACAATCCAAGTAGCTGCCGAGCTCGACGTCCTCATCAAATGATTGATAGCGCAAAACGCCCTCATCGACGTAGAGCGGTTACGACACAATCACCCATTACTCTCCAAGTTCGTGAATCGCTACGCTCGGCACAACAGCCTTGGCGATCTCGCACAGGTGCTGGTGATGCGTCAGGTAGACAACCTGCCCTGCACTTGCCATCTCCCCAAACAGCCGGAAAACCTCCTCGGATCGGACATGGTCGAAGGTTTCCATTATGTCGTCGGCGATGAATGGAACTGAGGGTCGAAATTGCGCAAATTCGTAGTACCCAGCAAGCCTGAGCGCCAGGTAGAGCTGAAAGCGCGCGCCCTTTGACAGCGCGTCGGCGACCTTGGATTGCCCATCGCGCTGCAACGCGATGAGCACTTCCCCACCCTTTACAGGTTGAGTTGTCAGGCCAGAGTACTGGCCGCGCGTCATGAGGGCGAACGCGTCTGATGCGCGCTCCATCATCCCGGAGCGGTGACGCTCGCGGTAGAGACGCAGAGCATTTCCAGCCGACATTATTCCCAATTTCAGCTCGATGTAGCGGACGGCCTTTTCCTCGATTTCCAGAAGGACGGTGCGCCGTTCGGCATCTATCCGGGCAACAGCGCTGTCGCCGCCAATCGCGTCCAGCTTGTCGGTCGCGCGCGTCTGCCGAATGAGCTGGTGCTGTATCGCCTCGTCAGAAGCGCGAAGCCGTTGCTCTGCCTCAGCCTTCTCGATTGCGAGACTGTCGAGATCGACAGCATCCAATATCGAACGCGCCTGCTCGAACCCCTCCACCGCGAGCTCGGACGACAGCTGCTCCTCAAGTCCGGCCACGGCTGTGCGCAGGCGATCCCTGTCGCGCAGCAGTTCGTCGCGTTGCACGACTTCGGATAGCGTGGCCACGCCAAAGACGCTCAGGACCTCGTTCCTGCGGCGCTCATGTACCGAAATCTCGGCATCGAGGGTCTCACGCCCATCCTGCAGGCGCTGCAGGTCATTGACGAGGCCTGCCTTGGCCTCGCGCATGCGCTCGGCGCGCTCCAGGCGCTCGGCAAGCCGAACCGCCAGCTGTTCCGGTTCGTCGTCGTTGGCCGCCTCGCCCGCTTCGGCTGCAACGGCGGTAACCTCGACCAGAAAATTGTCCCTGTCGGCCTCCATCTTCTCGATACGGAGTCGCATGGCGTCCCGGTCTTGAAGACATTTGGACAGTTCAGCCAATTGATCGAGGACGCCCCCGACGCCGGTCGCCGAGATGCCGCTCTCGAGCCAGGTGCCCTTGAGCGCTTCGGCAACGCCGGCTAGCCATTCATCCTCACGTCGCTCAGCGACTTCGATGGCTCGGCGTCTAGCGGCCAGATCCTCTTGCCTTGTGCCAACGGTCTTGAGCGCCTCGGTGCGCTCAGCGTCCACCTTGAATTGTCTCTCAAGGAACAGCTCTGCCACGGCCATGGCCGTCTCCAGGCTGTCACCAGGATCCGAACCGACGCCAACGCTCGCCCGTGCGCCGCTCAGCTCCAGGCGTATTCGGCCTTCCTCATCAACCGCCCGCTCGGTCTTCTTGCGGGAAAGCTCGATCTCCTCCCAGGCCGCGAGCGCATCGATCCGGGCAGCAATGCGATCCTCGATCAGTTCGATCAGCTGTTCGGGGGATGTCTCGGGGATTTCTCCAAGCAGGTCTCTTGCGACTGCAAGAACTTCCGAGGGCACAGCCTCCCGATCTGAGCTGTTGCGTTCAAGTTGGTCGCGCGTATGCGCGATGGTGGCGGCGGTTTCTGCGAGGTTGCGGTTTGTGCTGCGGATCTCAACGAGCTCCCGGGCGTTGGCTAGACGGCCTGCCGCGACGCTGTCGTCTCGAGCCAGTGCTGCCGCGAAATCATCCGCCGTATCGCCAGTCAGGTCATCGCGATGCCTTGCCCAGGCGTCGTCCCGGGCGCGCCGAATAGCGTCCGCCGCGTCATCGTCGGTGACATCGACCGAGGCACGAAGGGCTTCCAGCCGCGCCGAAAGCAAGTCGTGATGGCCTTGGTGCTCGGCAAGACGTTCGGAAAGGACGCCCCTGCTCATCCCGAGCTCTGCTGCCAGCGCCTTCCATGCGCCAAGCCGCCCAGCATTCGGAATGGCGATCCTGGCCAATGCCTGAGCATCTCCCGACCAGGGATGCAAGCGCGCGATCGCAGCTTCCCATCGAATTGCACCTGCATCTGCGGCCTCGCGTGCCGCCTTGGTCTCCCTCATGTACCCGCTGGCCTTTGCCGTAGACAAAGCCGAAACCAGCCTTGCCCTGGCAGGCTCCGGCACGGCCCGTTCTTCGCCGACCCGCTCGCGTGCCGCCTGGAGCGCATCAGCAGCTGCCGCGGCCTCCTCACGCGCAACGCGCAGGCTGGTAACGATCCCGGATCGCTGCTCGACCATGGTGCGCACAGCGCCAATGGTTGCAGCAGGCAAGAGCAGTTTGGCAGGGTGTAGCTCGGAGGACCTTCCAAGAGCGGCAAGGCAGGTCGCCACGGCATTGTCGAGGATTTGCAGCTCCGTCCTGCGACTTGGCAGGTCGAGACCGGCCGAGACGTGGCGCACCTTGCGGTCGGCCAGGCCGCGAACCCGTTCGGAGATCGCAAGGATCACCGCGTCCACATCGACCGAGGCGATTTTCGTCGTCACCCGCTCGAGCTCGTCCCCACTCGCGGATAGCCGCGTTCTCAGACTGGCGTCGGTCTCGATCAT is a window encoding:
- a CDS encoding AAA family ATPase; amino-acid sequence: MRLRRLDLIRYGKFTDRTIDFGPKPESGPDLHIVFGLNEAGKSTALSGYLDLLFGIEERSRYNFLHEYSAMRIGGVLELGGAEHTFTRTKQRTNPLLNANGQPVSEMAISAHLAGLSRDAYETMFSLDDETLEAGGKSILESRGDLGKLLFTASAGLGHASDTLSVLEAEADKLYRKQAHGTELALLKKRLAELKSGKEAIDTLASTFETLETERLDATEKYDRSIAERSVLSARLDTIAKYLRAIPILADIRRKEAQLAELPEIASPLRTWTGSIADMIETDASLRTRLSASGDELERVTTKIASVDVDAVILAISERVRGLADRKVRHVSAGLDLPSRRTELQILDNAVATCLAALGRSSELHPAKLLLPAATIGAVRTMVEQRSGIVTSLRVAREEAAAAADALQAARERVGEERAVPEPARARLVSALSTAKASGYMRETKAAREAADAGAIRWEAAIARLHPWSGDAQALARIAIPNAGRLGAWKALAAELGMSRGVLSERLAEHQGHHDLLSARLEALRASVDVTDDDAADAIRRARDDAWARHRDDLTGDTADDFAAALARDDSVAAGRLANARELVEIRSTNRNLAETAATIAHTRDQLERNSSDREAVPSEVLAVARDLLGEIPETSPEQLIELIEDRIAARIDALAAWEEIELSRKKTERAVDEEGRIRLELSGARASVGVGSDPGDSLETAMAVAELFLERQFKVDAERTEALKTVGTRQEDLAARRRAIEVAERREDEWLAGVAEALKGTWLESGISATGVGGVLDQLAELSKCLQDRDAMRLRIEKMEADRDNFLVEVTAVAAEAGEAANDDEPEQLAVRLAERLERAERMREAKAGLVNDLQRLQDGRETLDAEISVHERRRNEVLSVFGVATLSEVVQRDELLRDRDRLRTAVAGLEEQLSSELAVEGFEQARSILDAVDLDSLAIEKAEAEQRLRASDEAIQHQLIRQTRATDKLDAIGGDSAVARIDAERRTVLLEIEEKAVRYIELKLGIMSAGNALRLYRERHRSGMMERASDAFALMTRGQYSGLTTQPVKGGEVLIALQRDGQSKVADALSKGARFQLYLALRLAGYYEFAQFRPSVPFIADDIMETFDHVRSEEVFRLFGEMASAGQVVYLTHHQHLCEIAKAVVPSVAIHELGE